A single uncultured Methanolobus sp. DNA region contains:
- a CDS encoding PKD domain-containing protein, translating into MDRRLFLPIVIMFLSVLLLGGLINYQTGYAQESPESGVSAPVIGEKETVVQDSPKASVQEPEELSSNTTKEEAPASTPTFMGMGGGFSSPKVASSETETPEKVIAAEDVIVVADFGYEVDGLNVTFTDKSQNASTWFWDFGDNTNSTEQNPVHEYESVNVYTVTLTAYDKDVLNNASTEQNVDLTSKTVEEGNEEEEEEENKEEGGSEETTPVTQEVPEFPTIAIPMVAIVGMAFIFSRRQ; encoded by the coding sequence ATGGACAGACGATTATTTTTGCCCATTGTTATTATGTTCCTGTCAGTTCTGTTGCTTGGGGGACTGATCAATTACCAGACAGGTTATGCTCAGGAATCTCCTGAATCAGGTGTTTCCGCTCCGGTAATTGGGGAAAAGGAAACTGTCGTTCAGGACAGTCCAAAAGCAAGTGTTCAGGAACCTGAAGAACTAAGTTCCAATACGACAAAAGAAGAAGCTCCTGCTTCCACACCTACATTTATGGGTATGGGCGGAGGATTCAGTTCACCAAAGGTTGCCAGCAGTGAAACTGAAACCCCGGAGAAAGTTATTGCAGCAGAGGATGTTATTGTAGTAGCAGACTTCGGTTACGAGGTTGATGGTCTCAATGTGACCTTCACTGACAAGTCACAGAATGCTTCTACATGGTTCTGGGACTTTGGAGACAATACCAATTCCACAGAGCAGAATCCGGTACACGAATATGAAAGCGTTAATGTCTACACTGTTACTCTGACCGCGTATGACAAAGATGTATTGAACAATGCTTCTACTGAACAGAATGTTGACCTGACTTCAAAGACAGTTGAAGAAGGCAATGAAGAAGAGGAAGAGGAAGAAAACAAAGAAGAGGGAGGCTCTGAAGAGACAACTCCTGTAACTCAGGAAGTTCCGGAATTCCCAACCATTGCGATCCCAATGGTAGCTATTGTTGGTATGGCTTTCATCTTCAGCAGAAGACAGTAA
- a CDS encoding thioredoxin domain-containing protein, translated as MNNINSHQDDRYNRLKNEKSPYLLQHSQNPVDWFPWGDEAFSKAAREDKPIFLSIGYSTCHWCHVMEKESFEDDSVAELLNEDFVSIKVDREERPDIDNVYMAVCQAITGRGGWPLTVLMTPDKKPFYAATYIPRESRYGVPGMLELLPAVARLWKSKRHELLDSAEAIIKAVSQNNSENNRDENKTGSVNKELLRKTFGQLYSIFDEEYAGFGRSPKFPTAHNLTFLLRYWRRTGNAVALEMVERTLEAMHMGGIYDHIGYGIHRYSTDRQWLLPHFEKMLYDQAMMVITLAEAYQATANPQYKRTAEEILSYLERDMRASEGGFYSAEDADSEGVEGKFYLWTASEIEQILGKDDAEIFMKVFNVRNEGNFTEEHSNSMTVNNILHTTESMQNIRIWNGEHGDYILKSIEISRKKLFNEREKRIHPSKDDKILTDWNGLTIAAFCKAAQAFDNDNYIRTAIKAVSFFMENMTDTDGKMKHRYREGEIGIDAFLEDYAFFTWGLIELYQTTFDIKYLKHALKLTDYLVTHFHDTDSGGFFHTSDEAEEMIFRSKEVYDGAIPSGNSVTAMNLLRLAKITGDTKYEEIADKTLSTFAEKVSSAPAGYTQFMSAVDLALNSSVEIVIAGEKHDSNTMEIIRFINERFIPEKMMVLKDKEDSDKIDAIAPYTKDMLMLDDRITVHICQNNNCKLPSNDIGKIKEQIEALSHI; from the coding sequence GTGAATAATATCAATAGCCATCAGGACGATAGATACAACAGACTCAAAAATGAAAAAAGTCCCTATCTGTTACAACATTCACAAAACCCGGTTGACTGGTTCCCGTGGGGAGACGAGGCTTTTAGTAAAGCAGCGAGAGAGGATAAACCAATATTCCTGTCCATTGGTTACTCTACATGCCACTGGTGCCATGTAATGGAAAAAGAATCCTTTGAAGATGATTCGGTTGCAGAACTTTTGAATGAAGACTTCGTTTCGATAAAAGTTGACCGTGAGGAAAGACCTGATATAGATAATGTATACATGGCAGTCTGCCAGGCAATAACAGGAAGAGGCGGATGGCCTCTTACAGTTCTAATGACACCGGACAAAAAACCATTCTATGCTGCCACCTATATTCCCAGAGAAAGCAGATACGGTGTGCCAGGAATGCTTGAATTGCTGCCTGCCGTAGCACGACTCTGGAAAAGTAAAAGGCACGAATTGCTGGATAGTGCTGAAGCCATAATAAAAGCAGTTTCACAGAACAATTCGGAAAACAACAGAGACGAAAACAAAACCGGTTCAGTCAATAAAGAACTGCTCAGGAAAACATTTGGCCAGCTTTACAGTATTTTTGACGAAGAATATGCCGGTTTTGGCAGGTCTCCCAAATTTCCTACGGCGCACAATCTTACATTTCTACTGCGATACTGGAGAAGAACAGGTAACGCAGTTGCACTGGAGATGGTTGAAAGGACACTGGAAGCAATGCATATGGGTGGGATCTATGACCATATAGGTTATGGAATCCATAGATACTCCACCGATAGACAATGGTTGCTTCCTCATTTTGAAAAAATGTTATACGACCAGGCCATGATGGTCATTACCCTTGCAGAAGCATACCAGGCAACTGCAAACCCGCAGTACAAAAGAACTGCAGAGGAGATACTGAGCTATCTTGAAAGAGATATGAGAGCATCCGAAGGAGGATTCTATTCTGCAGAAGATGCGGATAGTGAAGGAGTAGAAGGTAAGTTCTACTTATGGACTGCTTCAGAAATTGAACAAATACTGGGAAAAGATGATGCTGAAATTTTCATGAAAGTCTTTAATGTCAGAAATGAAGGTAACTTTACAGAAGAACACAGCAATTCCATGACAGTAAATAATATCCTCCACACTACTGAAAGTATGCAGAATATCCGTATATGGAACGGAGAACATGGGGATTACATCCTTAAGTCCATTGAGATATCAAGAAAAAAGCTGTTCAATGAACGCGAAAAAAGGATACATCCATCTAAAGATGACAAGATCCTCACAGACTGGAATGGACTGACCATAGCTGCATTCTGCAAAGCTGCACAGGCATTTGATAATGATAACTATATAAGAACTGCCATAAAAGCTGTAAGCTTCTTCATGGAAAATATGACCGATACTGATGGAAAGATGAAGCATCGATATCGCGAGGGAGAAATTGGGATCGATGCATTCCTTGAGGATTATGCTTTCTTCACGTGGGGACTTATCGAGCTTTACCAGACCACTTTTGACATAAAGTACCTGAAACACGCTCTGAAACTTACCGATTATCTGGTCACACATTTCCATGACACAGATAGCGGTGGATTCTTCCATACATCTGACGAAGCGGAAGAAATGATATTCAGAAGCAAGGAAGTTTATGACGGAGCGATACCATCCGGCAACTCTGTGACTGCCATGAACCTGTTAAGACTTGCAAAGATAACAGGCGATACGAAATATGAGGAGATAGCAGACAAAACCCTCAGTACCTTTGCGGAAAAGGTAAGTTCCGCACCAGCCGGATATACGCAGTTCATGTCAGCCGTAGACCTTGCACTTAACAGCTCTGTAGAAATTGTGATTGCCGGAGAAAAGCATGATAGCAACACCATGGAAATTATACGTTTCATCAATGAGAGGTTCATTCCTGAAAAAATGATGGTGCTGAAAGATAAAGAAGATTCTGACAAAATTGATGCAATAGCACCCTATACAAAAGACATGTTAATGTTAGACGACAGAATTACCGTGCA